Genomic DNA from Candidatus Methylomirabilota bacterium:
TGTGGCCGGCCGTACACCCTGGACTCCTTGACCCCCGGGAACTGGTTGATGCACTCCTCCACCTCCTCGGGGAAGAACTTCAGGCCCGCCACGAAGATGACGGTCTTCTTGCGGCCCTTGAGGTGGAGAGCGCCAGCCTCATCCCGCCAGCCGATGTCGCCGGTCAGGAACCAGCCGTCCTGGGTGATCTGGTCGCGAAGCACCCACGGGGCATAGTACGCGGAGAAGAGGCCGTCGCCGCGCACCGCGATTTCTCCCAGCGCCCCCCTGGCCAGACGTTCGCCCTCATCCGAGAAGACGGCGACGTCGTAGCCGGGAACGGGGCGGCCCACGGAGGTGGCCGGGAGCCCGTCGGATCTCAGATTGATGCAGGGCAGGCCCGCCTCGATGATCCCGTAGGCCTGGCCGACCGCGACGCCGTAGACCGATTCGAAGCGCTCCATCACGGCGGCCGTGATGGGGGCGCTGGTGGAGAGGGTCAGGCGTACGCTCGCCAGCGGCGCCGGCTTCAGGTTTCCCATCCGCTCGAAGTGGAGCGGGGAGGCATAGAACACGCTGGCTCGAAATCGCTGGATCGCGTCGACCAGCGCCCCGGGCAGCGTGTCGGGGCACATCAGCATGTGCGCCCCGGCTCTCACGTAGGCCACGATGGTCACCGCGAAGTGATAGGCCAGCGGCAGCACCCAGAGGATACGGTCCTCCTCGCTCAGGCGGAGCACGCGGTCGGCGGCCTCGATCCGGGCGGCGGTGGCCTCGTGGGACAGCACGACCCCTTTGCTGCTGGCGGTGGTCCCGGACGTGAACCGCACGAAGGCCGGATTCAACTGCCGGAACCCCGCGGCGCCCTCCGCGCCGCGATTGGTCCACTGGAACGTGAACCCGTCGCCCGCGCCGCCCGACAGGATCGCGGGGCTCTGCCCATCCGGCAGCGGAGCCGCCTTGGGCCAGGACAGGCAGCCGTTCACGTCGACCTCCCGGAAGATCCGCGCCAGCTCCGCGGGCGTGAGATTGGTGGCCAGCGGGGTCAGGCAGGCGCCGGTGGCCAGCAGGCCGAAGGCGGCGGGCAGGTAGGCCAGACCGTTCGGGGCCAGGAGTCCGATGCGCTGGCCCGGCTCGACGCCCTGGGCGACCAGAAACGTGGCGACCCGCTCCGCCTCTCGAGCGAGCTCTCCGTAGCTCAGCGAGCGGCCCGAGCGCACGTCGGTCGCCGCCGGACGGCCCGCGTGCCGCTCCGCCGCGGAGTAGAGGAACTCCGCCAGGTTCATCGTGCCACTATCGCCCCTCGGCCACGCGGGCGGCCATCACCCCGACCGCTTCCCCCATCGCCAGACAGGTTCCGATCACGCGGGCGGAGCCCAGGGCGTCATGCGTAGCGCTCATGCAGCGGCCTGCCACGAAGAGGTTGCCGAAGTCGCGCGCCTGGAGGCAGCGGCGCGGGATGTCATAGGTCTGCCCGTCCTCCAGATACTCGTAGGTCGCTCCGAGCTGTCCCTCCACCCACAGCTCGATGGGCCAGCTCGCCCGGGCCACACCGTCCTCGAACGTGCGTCCGGACAGGACGTCCTCGCGCGTGAGCTGATAGCGGCCGATCACGCGGCGGCTCTCGCGAACGCCGACCTGGGGCGCGGTGTGGGACACGAACGCTCGCGCGAACGCGGGCATCGTCCGGAGGAACTCGGTGACGGCCAGCGCGCGCTTTCGCCCTTCCTGCTCGGCCACCGTCATCAGGTCGCGGCCCTCCGAGAGCTCGTTCACGATTCCGCCCAGGGCCAGCTTGCAGATGACCTCCCCGGGCTGGGGCGACGGCCGCAGGGCGAGATTCGAGGAGCCTTTGGGCAGCAGCCCCTCGCGCTCGGCGGCCACCAGGGCCCGGAGCAGCGCCAGACGGGCGCCCGTTCCCAGGGCCGCGGTGTCCACCTGCTGGAGGGCGAAGACCAGGGAAGGCAACTGTCGTTCGGACACCGGTGATGTCTCCGTGGCCGCGCCGGCCCGGTTGGCCACCACGGCGTCGCCGCTCGTGTCGACGACCGCGGCCGCCCTCAGCTCGATGGTGCGTTCCCAGTTGGCGATGCGCAGTGATTCGATCCGGCCCTCCCTGGTCTCCACCGTCACGAGGTAGGCGTGGAGGTAGACGTCGAGGTCGGTGGCCGCGGTCGTGAGCTCGTCAGCCAGGCACGTGAATGCGAAGGGGGAATAGGGGAGGACGAAGGTCGGCCCGCGGCGGGACGGCTTCTCGCAGCCCGGCATCGCGCTGAGCCGCTGGGCGAACAGCTCGGGGAAGCCCTCGTTGAGCGGCTCCGGAGGCCCGGACTGCGAAGTTCGGTAGAGCCCGCAGATCGTGCTGACCATGCCAGCGGTAGCCATGCCTCCGAGAAAGCCGTAGCGCTCGACGAGCGCGGTGCGCGCGCCGCCGCTCGCGGCCGCCACGGCGGCGGCCAGTCCGGCGGCGCCGCCGCCCACGACCACGACATCGTAGTTCATCAGGCTCTGGTCCACCCCAGCCCTTCGCGGATGACCTCGACGATCCGCGCCACCTCGTCCTCGTCGACCGCGCCCTCGATCCAGGAGGCGACGATGTTGTTCCGGGCCGCACAGCGATTGAAGAATACCCCGATTCCGGGGCGGGGGAGGACGGCCGGGGCATGGTACGCGTTCACGACGCGCCGGCCGAACAAAGTCTGGAGGCTCGGGGGGAAGTCCGTCATGTCCGCGCAGTTGAAGGAGAAGGTCTCGCGGCCCGCGGTCCACGGCAGCTTGCGCAGCATCATCGAGAGCGGGCGGTATTTCAAAAACTCCATGGCCACCGCGTTGGCCTCGATCTGTCCGTTGCGGAGCGCGTCCGCCATCTGGTGGCGTAGAGCCCTGGCCAGGCCCGAGACATCGGCGGTCTCGGACGGCTTGAACCGGGCAAAGTGGAAGGCGAGCGAGTTGCCGAAGGTCGGCCCGGGATCGCCCTTGGGCCGCAAGTCTACCGAGATCGGGAGCAGAAAGGGGACGTCGGGCAGATGTCGCCGCCCCCAGAGCTCGGCCATGGCCTTGCCCACCAGGGCGAGCCGCCAGCAGATCTCCCGCGTCGCGCGGGAGCCGTTCATGGAGGTCGTGCCCCCCAGGAAGCTCTCTTGCCGGAAGCGGGCGCGTCCGGGCGAGGTGAGGGCCGTTCCCGGGGAGACTGGAGGCACGGGCGCCAGGGTCCGCATGTAGCGGACGCTCCTGCTGGCCAGTCGCCCGCGCTCCCTGAGCGGCCTGGCCTCCGGGCTCGGAACGAACTGCGGAAGGGCGTCTCCCCAGGGCGCCGGGCCTTCGTGCTGGTCGAGGTGGGCCAGA
This window encodes:
- a CDS encoding FAD-dependent oxidoreductase yields the protein MDQSLMNYDVVVVGGGAAGLAAAVAAASGGARTALVERYGFLGGMATAGMVSTICGLYRTSQSGPPEPLNEGFPELFAQRLSAMPGCEKPSRRGPTFVLPYSPFAFTCLADELTTAATDLDVYLHAYLVTVETREGRIESLRIANWERTIELRAAAVVDTSGDAVVANRAGAATETSPVSERQLPSLVFALQQVDTAALGTGARLALLRALVAAEREGLLPKGSSNLALRPSPQPGEVICKLALGGIVNELSEGRDLMTVAEQEGRKRALAVTEFLRTMPAFARAFVSHTAPQVGVRESRRVIGRYQLTREDVLSGRTFEDGVARASWPIELWVEGQLGATYEYLEDGQTYDIPRRCLQARDFGNLFVAGRCMSATHDALGSARVIGTCLAMGEAVGVMAARVAEGR
- a CDS encoding class I adenylate-forming enzyme family protein; protein product: MNLAEFLYSAAERHAGRPAATDVRSGRSLSYGELAREAERVATFLVAQGVEPGQRIGLLAPNGLAYLPAAFGLLATGACLTPLATNLTPAELARIFREVDVNGCLSWPKAAPLPDGQSPAILSGGAGDGFTFQWTNRGAEGAAGFRQLNPAFVRFTSGTTASSKGVVLSHEATAARIEAADRVLRLSEEDRILWVLPLAYHFAVTIVAYVRAGAHMLMCPDTLPGALVDAIQRFRASVFYASPLHFERMGNLKPAPLASVRLTLSTSAPITAAVMERFESVYGVAVGQAYGIIEAGLPCINLRSDGLPATSVGRPVPGYDVAVFSDEGERLARGALGEIAVRGDGLFSAYYAPWVLRDQITQDGWFLTGDIGWRDEAGALHLKGRKKTVIFVAGLKFFPEEVEECINQFPGVKESRVYGRPHAHLGAVPCAEVVLDSPGCDLAALSAHCSRALSTYKVPLEFTVVEALPKTPGGKILRGPAMPDAAAMRVERP